gtgaatcattgtatcaaagactgaggcaagggctaaagagggaaggaatcattttctttttatttcttgagagaactgggggcatccatcttggcaggaagtacctacccaagacttcctccagccatcagtttgactggcagggaggagccctctcgactcctccctcaagagactttagaaactaacaagagaaaccttCCAgcaaaaacctaaacatttcttattggccctaatttcctccctgtatcctctgtctcaagcctctgagaataaacctgtttgagctgccctctcctacataccccatttcctttatctcctatataccttcccatactttcattcctcctccaatcaccttataatcacctatatcctctttatccttcctcacacccaaattgtgtTTGAGACCCGCTCAGATAACTTATTTACTTCTCGATAATACAAGTCACTAGACATCTCAGTGCTCTATACAACTTTGTAAAACTAAGTGGTGGATGTGAcagcctgcattggtagagggagtatCCTTACCTGGAAGTTTCCCATGTTAATAAAACCATAGGTCTAGTCCCTATACCCTAGCTTATTTAtgcatgtatttatgtgtatattatctatgtatatatctaaAAACACTTCCCAGGGCCAGTCTGGCTACAGCTTTCCCACAGGGCCCCAAGGGTACCCCTAGGGAGTTGTGATATCTCTTCTCTAATGCTGTTGGCTCAATCCTCCATTCCAGTGTGATCTGCCTATTGTTAACTGTGATTAATACCCACAATCAATTTAATCTATTAATTTTTACAAGAGATATGTACTTCAAAGAAATAGCAGGAATAGAAATATAAAGCAAACCTCTCCCCCACACAGGGGCACATTCTCTTCAATGCTATTTTAGTCCCTAGGAGAGTGGATTCAGACATAACATAGTTTCTCCATAGCATTGGTCCCACCTAGTTTATGTCAAAATGCAGGATTGTGGCTATGAGCCTCCTTGTGTCAGCTGCTGCTGGTCTAGGTCCTGGAGGTTACTCATCATTTCTCAGGGTCCCAAAGCTGAACGGGCTATCTCTACACTCTAGTATGGGCTCCACGCCTGAATCTCTTGGTGGCTCTCCCTCCTGATCTCTCAAAACTCAAAAGGTTGTAGCCTCTAATATCTTTCACCTAAAATAAGAGAACAAATCCTGGAGCAAAGAACCAAATGTGTTTTAACAGGCCATTGGATGAGGAGGTCCAAGACCTCTCCTTTTAGAGCACTGTCTCTCTTAATGGCACACAGATTGGAAGAAGCAGATGATGTTCTAGTTGGCTAATGCCTTTGGAAAGCAATCCCAGTTTTGGTTCTGTGTTAATTGAAGAAGCTCCTCTATACCACATGGTTGGCAGAAGGAAATCAGTTCTAAAAGGGCtatatatgtacttcaaagtctACATGGAGACTGCTATAGCCAAGCACTCTGCATATGCTCCTAAAGACTGGGCTTATTAGCCAGTACTCCATTATTTCCAGTGTATCCTCTTGATTTCATGTTGCCTCAGGGAAAGGGCTGATCCCCataaacacatacacagatacatataCATGAACTATTATTATATGTAGAcaaatgtacatacatatacatatcacTTCCCCTGCCTGAGGCTTGGGGAGtatgtatgtttttatttatgtgtacgtatctctctctatatatatagatatagatatatgtctatataatataaatatagtgttgtgaggaagattagattagttagttaattaagtattaagtttgatctagcaggaaggagctggagctgggaattccaggatggaatgaaggagcaggaagaggtgacttgttCTCTGAGGGGGACTCCACTAGGGGTTAACAAAAATGTTGCCAgcttgggagatctcagagcaaaggacaccctgcttcctgattttctcctgggatcctgagtggtgctagcaaagaggacaagatctacagtgcagttcCAAAGGAAGAGGTggagtttgagatctggtggacagtgtttcaagcaaaccctccctacttggtacctgagacaaccttggctcttggcatccagagatcatcagtggattgcagtgagaatcccaaagccacaaagcctttagctgtgctgctcaagtctggcaggtccagactgaggcagtcactcagagactccattacagctccttgggccctttcagtttagattactaagttagtgtagaaataagtctttcctttccctgtgggttatgtcattagatttaaggttttagagtagatatccctatcccaccttttagttgttcataattaaacccagttatatcctgttaccttgtctgttggattcaaagcctctggcccagggtgacagttggtcaACTGTCCCttttcagttaggagcagcttggctgttctggtccccatgtccaggtctagtctctcataatccccagtgtgtgtacccacaatcacctAGTGTTATTATAATATCCATTGTATCCATTACCCTTACTTATCATTTTCAACAATAGTGACATGGAAATAcccatattacatatacatatttctgACCAAAGTAACCTgatgtttgacaaacccaaagatctaagcttttggaagaagaactaaaactattttaaaaactgCTAAAAAAAACAGATGATGGAAACTAGGCACAGACTAATGCTTCACACCATATactaaggtaaagtcaaaatggatacatggttTAGAAATAAGGggtgaaatcataaacaaattagagtgCACAGAATAATTtagctgtcagatctatggataagggaagaatttatgtccaaacaagacacagagatcattatgagatttaaaatagataacttttactacattaaatttaaaaggtcttgcacaaacaaaatcaatgcaaccaggattaaaagggaaacagcaaacaacaaacaaaacaaaagggaaaattgtATATCAAGTCTctaacaaaggcctcatttctcaaatatatggagaactgagtcgaatttataagaatacaagataTTTCCAAACTGACAAGTgaccaaagaatatgaacaggtagttctcagatgaaggaattaaaactatatttagtcatatgaaaaagcaCTCCAAATCAcgatcaattagagaaatgcaaatcaaaataattctgaggtactacctcacatctaACGGATTAGataatttgacaaaaaaggaaaatgatgaatgttggaggggatatggaagaACTGGGGTACATTAGTAATAATACACCATTGCTAGACTTATGAGTGAAtacaacaattctggagagcaatttggaaccatgctcaaagggccataaaactgggCATTCATTTTGACTCAGTAATCCCATTTGTAAGTCTGTATccccaagagatcaaagaaagggaaaagagatctacttgtaccaaaatatttagagctgctctttttgtggtggcaaagaactggaaattgaagggctatccatcagttggggaatggctgaacaagtggtggcatatgattgtaatggaatactattgtgccataagaaatgataaacatgatgatcacaaaaatacTTGGAAACACTTATATGAACcaagcagaaccagcagaatgttgtacacaataacagcaataatgtactatgatcaactgtgaatggcctaCCTATGATCAGCAATGCATGGCTCTAgggccatggtggcaaacctatggcatgcatgccagaggaggCACTCAAAGCCCTCTCTGTGACCACATGCActgtcaccccagcacagagtttgccagagtttgttactagaaagccggAGAGATACAGAGcaggctgctcccctccacctcacctgaggacatttctcacaacaccagcccctctaaaaggttcaccatcattgccatagggcaattccaagggacttatgataaaaaaggctatccactgctgtAAAAGGAACCGAAGAAGTTCAAATGCAGATCGAAGCatgctattcttcattttatttcctccataatttttctctagtataagtgatatgtgttaaatgtggaaatatgtgttgtataatagcacatgtacaaccttcatcatattacctgccaccttggggaagaggaaatgatgggagggagggagagaatatggatcacaaaatattagaaaatgattattgaaaattgcattaacatgtaatcttgaaaaaataatttaaaacacacacacattccatCCATGTATACATATAGGCACACATTGACTTTATACATGTAGGTATTATACATGCAcgcacacatgtgtatatatgtatatttgtatgctCACACACACCTCTAAACCCCTAGGCAAGTAGAGTGGTTCCTGAAAGACACCCTCCAATGCTTTACTCCTTGTATGTGAAGAGAGATGGAACTTCTGATTAATGGAGAGACCTTTGAGCTTTATAAGCTGAGGATAGATGAGGAAAGACTTcagaggaaaagtgagaaaagTTGAGTTAAGAGTGTCGGAGTGACTAATAAAAAGCAAGAGGTGAACTTTTGGATGGCTCAAAGAAATGCAGATCCCCAAAACAGATAGAGAAAGCAGTCCCAACCCCAAATGCCCCTTGATTACAACCTGGACACTTCTCTCAAATGCTCGTATTCCTAGACACTTCTCAGAGTGGCCTTTCCTAGTTACACTGTTCTCTCTCTGGTCAAGTTCTGATTTTATCTTGTTTCCAAGTGGAAGAGCTTATCACTCTCATATACTCTTATCAGCTACTCTAATCTTAAGTCCTGATTTCTGTTTAAAGATTGCTTAGATAAATATGTTTGCTCAGCGTCTGAGATTATTTCATGTACAATCAGTATTTGGTTGGAGGAAGCTAAATGAAAGTGAGGTGAACTGCCTGGTACCCTCCCCTTCAGAGACACCAGGAAAGCACGAGTTTGTTTTTCTGAATCCCCAAGAGTGCACAATACCCCTAGATAACAAAGAAGTGAAATGTGACAGATAGgtgtaattctatttttaaaaaagttttgttgatggggcatctgggtagctcagtggagtgagagtcaggcttagagacaggaggtcctaggttcaaatctggcctcagacacttcccagctgtgtgaccctgagcaagtcacttgacccccatggcccacccttaccactcttccaccaaggagccaatacacagaagttatgggtttaaaaaaaaagttttattgatgtgcttagcttttttaaaaaaataaaccctcaccttccatcttggaatcaatactatgtaatggttctaaggcagaagagcagtaaaggctaggcaatagggcaaaagtgacttgcccagggtcacccagctgggaagtgtctgaggccagatttgaacccaggacctcccgtctctaggcctggctctcaatccactgagacacccagcagTCCCTGTGCTTAGCTTTTACATTACAAACCCAAATTACTCCTACTTCATGAGAGGGCTCttgaaacaaagggaaaaagtttagtaaaaatatattgatttcaTCTGAAAGTACCTGCAACATTTCCCATCTGTGGCATTCTCTtccttcattaaaatattaacttaaatctattttctttgcctcttAGCCGAACCCACTGGGGGAAAACGCCATTTCTGGTAGCAAATATGAACAGTCAAATCAAAGAAATTCCTTCAGTGGCTATGtataaaaatggatatttcactctgtatcctAAGCTTACTGACCTGTAACAATGAGTATGTTTTGCCCTCCGTCCTCTGGAATTTCTGAATTGGGTTGTGTAGCCTGAGAAAAGGATATGGGAGGGTGTTGGGACGGGGAGTGGGCCAGGACGGGCTGTTGGAGGAGGGCTGAAGCTGGAAGCTGGCATGGTGGGTGCGGGGGGAAGCCCCACTTCTAGGCACTCCAGAGAGCAATGACTGTGACGAGGGAGGAGCTCATGAACAACAGATAAAGCCAAAAAAGAAAGGtgtccagagcaaggctgaactTCACCCACATGCCCACGGCCCTATGCCCCTGGATCCGCGGGTCCGACGCTGCCCATGTAGACTGCGGGTCTCCATTCGGCCCCGTCTTGCCTGGGCTTGGTTCCGGTCCTTCCGTTGCCTCTGGGTCCTTTAGGCCTGTAGCAAGGATAGGAGCTCAGACGAAGGTGAAGAAGGACGCGGCCCCTGGGAACAGTCAAGCGGAGGGTTTCAGAATATTGGGGCGAGGGCTGAGGAGGCCCCTTACCTGGCAGGTGGATGGGCTTGGGTCCAGGGCCCTTGTTCTCTTCCTGAGACCTCTTGTGGCAGCATTCTGTGACTCTGGTATACCTCAGCACCAATGAATGGAGCCAGCGTGGCATGGGACGGGGCTGGGCAGAGACCACGTGCAagagagaggtgatgaggatGGACTCCAGCAGGCTGATCACCATCAGGGTCAGACACAGCGCGAAGTACACACCTGAGGATCAGAGAGGGCTGCAGTAAGGCAGGGCCAGAGCCATCTCCAAGTTTCTCCATTTCCCCAGGCCAGACCTGGCTAGGACAATGCTTTCTCCCAAGATCCCTTCTCCCCTTGAGCAAGTGCAATCGAATGCTCTCCcttttcttgctctctttttttgGCCTCTCAGCGGTGGAAAGAATCATACTTATCAGTGGGACACCACTGGCAGGAAGCAAGTCGTTCATCATGAGCAGGAAGACGGTGGACCCCAGGAGGAGGGTCATCTTGAAGGGGGCTCGATTCCCACTCTCAGCTGGCAGAAGGAAGCTCAGGGCATCGATGGCGATCAGAAATCCACTGGGCAAAAGCAGGTTTATCACATACAGGCCAGGTCGGCGCCTGATGGCCACCTGgaggtgaaggaggaggaggaggaggaaataatTGTGCTGAAGGAGTTGTACTTGATAGGGAGAACAGGATTCCTGACAGAATCAATCTGCCTCTTTGTCCAGAGTCTGGTGAGAGCGTCGCTCCACGCTGGAAGTGTACACACGTAGCTCCCCAAAGTCAAAGGCCTCAGGAAAGGGGTACAAGTTAGGAACCCAGGACAGAACAATTGAGGGATCTTTGCAGGGAGAAGCTTTCCAGGCAGAAGCAGATGAAAAGATTTCTGGTCAAGATGGCAGCCTGAATATTCATAAAGGAGAGTTGTTCTCAGATACAAACCCTAGCTAGGATCTGAAAAGGACCCCAAATAGACGGGtgacaaagaaaatggaagagaaaaaggagtcGATTCTCCCATCCAGTCCAGAATTGTGCAAAAGGATGGCCAGAGGCTGGTAAAGGCTGGTAGTCAACTCTGGAGAATGGGTCAAAATCTGGGAGAGACGCCATACAAGGGAAGCCAGCAAGAACTCCTACACATAGATCTGAAACAAGCCACTGCTCTCAACAGAGGGTCTGCAAGCCAATGTGAACTCCAAGAATTAGGTGGCCTGAAACCAGACACCAACCCTGATCTGTCAAAACAGGAGCAGGGACCAGGGCTGGCCCCCACAGATTACTAGTCATGGAAGCAGAGTTCAAAGGGTACTCCTTGAACACTGGGAGCAACAGCAGGCCACTAGACTGATTGGATTCCTTGGTATAAGCACAAGGCGAGGGTGGGGAGGGAGTGCTATGCAAGAGGACTGAGACCAGATGATCAAATCAACTCTGGACTGGTGATTGggcaaggaggagagagagagagagagagagagagagagagagagagagagagagagagagagacagagagagagagagagacagaaagagacagagagagagagagagacagagagagacagagacagagagagacagagacagagacagagagacagagagacagagagagaaagagagagagagagagagagagagagagagactattgTCTGTTGTAGACCCAAACCTACAATGGATACTAGGACAGAAGACAGGAGCTACGGCAAAAGGTGAGAGCTAGGACGAGCCTCCTCTTCCAGATCATCAATGATGTCTAGACAAGAGAAGGGATGAGAACAAACAAGGTCTATCTAAGCCATACCAAGGAAACTAATTTGTTTACAGAATCCCAATTTAAGAACTGAAGCTGGACATagaagtaaacaaaagaaaacactaagccaGTTGATGAAATACTGTGGGTTAAGAGAAGCCCAAGAGGTTGGTTGTTATCCTTCATACCCAGAGAGGACCAAAATGCCATTCGTATGTTGGGACAGCATAGAGTGTGCCTAACTGTGACTGATCAGACCAGTCAAGCTTGGAAGATTCTACCACAGGTCAGACACAAATAGTGGTGTGAACGTGTGGGAGGGGGTTGTCTCTAAACTTGTGCacctcatatttcttttgagctactataattctgctttgctcacagaacatagcactttttttttaaccctcaccttctgtcttggagtcaatactgtgtattggctccaaggcagaagagtggtaagggtgggcaatgggggtaaagtgacttgtccagggtcacacagctgggaagtgtttgaggccagatttgaacccaggacctcccatctctaggcctggctctcaaaccactgagctacccagctgcaccttTTTTGATGTGGGCATGCCATGCTGGACAATCCTTTGCcaatgtctcccatgtctcataaTCAATACCAGAGAACTTCAGAGAGATCTTGGGAGTGTTCTTATATTGTTTCTCTGTGTGAGTACTTGCTTTCTGTGAATTCTATATAAAATGGTCTTTTAGGCAAATGGACAGTTGGCCCATCAGAGTTGAAGTAAGCCCAGAAGAAAGGAATAACCCACAACTGTAAACAGAacctcagagaaaaaaaatgacttggcTATAAGGGACTATATAGAATTCTTTGACTACAAAAGTGactggaagaaatgaaggaagagatacaaaatgaaattttaaaggaaaaaagtttaagaataaaaaaatgaaaggagaataaATGGCTTAAAACAGGTTTCAGAAAACTTTATACAAATAATGAGCTCTCTTTAAAATGGAATGAAGCGAAAAGAAACTCAATGTTTCTATGAGATAAGAcatcaataatttaaaaagaagaaaatataaggtcTCTTCTATTAATAAAAAACTGACCAAAAAACAGGTCAAAGAGGGATATTTTAAGAATCATAAGGCTCTGAAAACCATGTCCAAATAGAACAAAAGATATATTAAATTACAGTCTCCAAaactcaaaacaaattttggttTGATAAAAATTTCAGATAAGGGTGGAATTTTAGAGAATACTTATGATGGTGGGGTCGTAAAATGGGGACCTGTGGACTCACGTGAAACATGATCTGGTCATAAAGGCTGGACCCCACTGCAAGCTTTGGGGTTGCTTTGTTGATGGCCAGGAGTTCCCACTCCCCTTGGGTCTTGATAAGATTGCGAGATGTGTCTACAATCTCCCACAGTTCCTTTTCCATGCCCAACAACATGTCGTCCTCTGTGAGGGAGAAACAGTTAATACATCAATGAGAATTTAaatatctaccatgtgccagacactgtgctatatgtaggagatacaaagacaaaagtgacacaatttcattttttttttaaacccctaacttctgtgtattggctccttggtggaagagtggtcagggtgggcaatgggggtcaagtgacttgcccagggtcacacagctgggaagtgtctgagaccacatttgaacccaggacctcccatctctaggcctggttctcaatccactgagctacccagctgccccccaaaagaaCACAATTTCTGATCCTAAAGAGATTACATTCCAAAAGGGGAAACAACATtaataaatacagaatatatacagAAGGAATAAATCAGATCCTGAGATACACTCATTTGAGTTGTgaacatttgatttttataagTGCTATCAAGGgagcacctgggtggctcagtggattgagatccaggcctagtgatgggaggtcctaggttcaaatctggcctcagacacttcccagctgtatgaccctgggcaagtcacttaatccccattgcctagcccttaccactcttctgccttagaaccaatacacagtagtaagggttaaaaaaaaaaaaaaagacgttATCAGTTGTCTTTACTAAGGTGTATGTGACATTTCTTTGCATTTATGAGGACAATTTTGGATTTTCCATGCTTTTCAAACAACCAAGAAAAGAACTAAAAGCTCCCACAAAATCATTTGCAGTTGTATGGTTGTCATATGGCATGCTAATTCCTGAGACTAATAGAGGCATCCCACTTCAAGTAGTGATAATCTCAGCATCACGCACAACAGTGGTTCTCCTTTGGGTCTTCCTCACCTCCTCTTGTTTCCCACCACATGCCAAATTGTTGGTGAATGTGATATCATCTGATTTCTTTTCATGAGTTCTTTAGTCTttattcttctgcttttctgGTTTTGCATTATAGGATCAATTACATAGACATTAAAGAAATTCTGTCCATTTTAAGGGATTCCGTGTTTtagtataaaaatgttaaattaagagtttagaaacaaatacaaatttgTCCCATTGTAATAAAGAGAAATTACGTTTTTGACTTGATATAAAATTGATCCCCAAAAGTCTTTTCCAGAATGAATCATCCTCAGCAGACTGTAAGACCAGAAAGGTagttggagggaaagagaattagCATCTGGCAAGGTCAAGAAAACCTTAACATACAAAATAGAGCTTGAGCTGTCTTGACAGAAACTGGGATTCCAAGAGGTGCAGCAGGGAGAGAAGGAGTGCATTCCAAGCATAGAAGATCAACTTCACAAAAGCAGTGATGGGTAATGGAGGGTCATATATGTGGAACATTAAGGACACTCTATCTGGATTAAAGAGTGCATGGAGGGGAGGAAGTTAGGTGTAAAAGTAGGAAGTAGAGCTTTAAGAGCCAGACAGAGGAGTTATTATGTGATCCTGGAGGTGAAGATCTCTCTCGACCTAGAAGATCTTAAGAGAACCAAGGGGAAGTAACAGTGTAGAcgtgaactttaggaaaatccctttggcagctgagtagagaAGATGAACTGGAGTGGAGAAAGgcttgagacagggagaccaaaTTGTCTATTGCAACAGTCCAGGTGGGGACAAACACAAGAGACTTTTCTCTCCTGTCCTAATAAATTTGGCAGACCCCTCCATGTCTTTGCTGTCCATCTGAACCATCTCCTCACCCCAGACCAACCCTTTCCTTGGACTTTGTCATAGCTTtggaagattaaaaattaatatccaaatattccaagtattagatttaataagatttatcaataataactaaaattaaaaactagAGTAAAAAGGGAGCTAATTCAGCCGTAgcggagagagaagagagcaagaaggCAGAGTTCCACCAACTATACACAAACCACATAAGCTCGCAAGGTGGGGatgaagaggaaagggatgctgggagatgtagttcaaaggtacaaaatttctttttatacaGTTTATACAGTTTCCTTTTTATACAGTTTATACAGTTTCCTTGACTTTCTTTGAGATCaccattaatttctctttttctctctccctccctccctctctctctctgtctctatctctctctcttccctctccctttttcctctccttctttctctcccatcctctctccctgtctctacttctctccctctcttcctcttcccctgcccctcctGCTCCCCCTCTTTGtttctgtcacacacacacacacacacacacacacacacacacacacagagctccTACTCACCTGTGTAGAGAAAGGAGCTAAAGGTCAGGGTGCAATTCTGCCTGTCAAAGGGGAAGCGGAAGATGTCCAGGTTACAGATGGTGGTCACCTTCATTGGCTTTTTATACTGGATGCGACCTTCATTGCTCACGTATGCAGAGAGGCCTGTTGGAGTCTGATCCACTTCTATGCTGCAGAGAAGAGGTTGCAGGACGCAGGAGCTGTGGCTTCTTCTTTGTCCCTCTTAGCCCGGGTCAGCCCAGTGCCAGCCCCCCaccctccccttccttttcatGCTCGGCTCTCATGGCTTCCCCTTCACCAGTGACTCTGGACGATGTTCAGTCATGCTTCTATCTAcagttcttctctttttcctcctcctcctcctcccacagGATGCCCTGCTGAAATGCCTCGCCCTCCTTTCTTGGGTACGGGCTAGGTTTCCTTCTGGCTTTCCCCGGGTCCAATACGCACGACTCGATGATGAAGATATCCGGGAGCCACAGGTTTTGAGTTGTCATAGAGATTCTCTGAATGCCCCCACACTCTTCGGGATTCCAGCTGATGAAGGAGTTGTCCCAGACCTAGAATTCAGGGAACCA
The window above is part of the Gracilinanus agilis isolate LMUSP501 chromosome 4, AgileGrace, whole genome shotgun sequence genome. Proteins encoded here:
- the LOC123246867 gene encoding 5-hydroxytryptamine receptor 3C-like, encoding MAKGKKSGPEVNGRSGGDDFTISCSGFDHQGVDPAVFAPVTVRKDFRPVLNYSVPTQVNISFTVSSILDVDEQLQLLTSFLWLDMVWDNSFISWNPEECGGIQRISMTTQNLWLPDIFIIESIEVDQTPTGLSAYVSNEGRIQYKKPMKVTTICNLDIFRFPFDRQNCTLTFSSFLYTEDDMLLGMEKELWEIVDTSRNLIKTQGEWELLAINKATPKLAVGSSLYDQIMFHVAIRRRPGLYVINLLLPSGFLIAIDALSFLLPAESGNRAPFKMTLLLGSTVFLLMMNDLLPASGVPLISVYFALCLTLMVISLLESILITSLLHVVSAQPRPMPRWLHSLVLRYTRVTECCHKRSQEENKGPGPKPIHLPGLKDPEATEGPEPSPGKTGPNGDPQSTWAASDPRIQGHRAVGMWVKFSLALDTFLFWLYLLFMSSSLVTVIALWSA